The genomic segment GAATCAGAAAGTAATCACCTGGGAATCCTCAGGCTTCTCAATGAGGTTCCTGAAGACGGCGAGCACGATGCGCGTGACCTTCTCCTTGACGGAGTCGCTGAGGATGTCGGCGAGGATCGGGATCGCGTTGAACTTGTTCATCTTCTCAGCCAACAGCGGGTTGAAGGTCAGAACCCACAGGCAGAACACCAGCTGGTATTGCACCTATGTTGAGAAAGTTGGTCATTAAGACTGTTGTAATGATGACTGTTTATGATGATTACAAGTTTATACTTGAAAAGGTTTTTCAAGACCTAAATCACTCACAAGATTTGTCATTAGTACACCGCTAATTGCGGAAgccagaaagaaaaaaaaatgcgttAAATAACTGATTTCGAACTTGAAGTATTACACTAGTAACATTTTTTTGGAAGATTACAGTATACATAGTGTAAATATTTGGGATATACAATTAGCGTTAGTCACGTTTGGTGTGCGTTACACACACAGCCTTCACCTCTTCCACGTAACAGACGCGACGCGACTAACGCTTTTTTGGTTTAAGGGTAAAAGTGTCAGATAGCAGTAATAAGTAGCGAAACATCGTGGTTGCAAACTGTAATAAATGAAGAGAGAATTCTTACCTGGAAGTTGACACGCGAGGCAAGGATAGACAGCAGCGTGGAGATGCCATCGACTGAAAGGAACGCGAAGCGATACTCGTCGACACGCAGCATCATCTGGAGGCAGCGCGCCACCGACTGGATGTAGTCATTGTTCTGTGAAAAACACCAGCACTTTAAATAACTCCAAGCGTTTACTTCAAATAAGCAACATTAAACCCCGTTCTTTTGATATAGAACCGCTCACCACACATTTATTCTAGAAATCTAAAGTGAATTGAAATAGCACCAGTTACGAATAATTAGCCTTCAGCTTCTAAGTTCAAGAGAAGTTTAAAGCTGGTCGACAAGTTTGAAAACACCCTATTTATTAAGTGCAATTGTCATTTGCCATCATCTTTAGTATCATGGATTACAAAGTCTTCGCATCCCATCATAGTATTGCATAGTATTCTTAAAACCATATTAGGGAACATTGAGCTACCCAGTTATTTTGGTACTAATACCATGTGACAAAATTACTGTTACGTATGAATACAAGATAATCTTATCTTTTCAAATTTTGTCAGACGGTTTACAGTACATTGCTTGGCAACTGAACTCTCGCGTGAACAGTTTTAAAGAAAAGAGAGTAGTGGTTATTTACACATTATTCAGTAAAAGAGCAGAACGTTTAGGCACATTTATCAGTGGAACATCTTTatgcttttatttacttacctataggtaaaacaattttcaatagttgataggtacatatttataaaCTTGGTGTGTTAGATAGACGTTAATAAAGAAAGCATGCAATCAATATTAGTTGACATGATTAGAATGGTTATCACGAGAATAAAACTTACCGACGACATTCATATTAAGTACAAAGTGTTACTGAGATAGTTACAAACAGTCAGTGTCACACAGTAAGTGGAGACATCTAGGGTACCTTATGTAAACCGGGCGGCAAATCGTCATGCGGTTTCAGCTTATCGAAAGAGCTGTAAAGGCTCGAGTACTTGTCGTTGACGCCGTCACTGGCGGTCTTGTCCTTGTGCTTGTGTTTCTCCGACAGTTTGTCGGAGAAATTGTGTTTCTCGTGGGCCAACATAACCTGCTCGGCATGCGCTAACTCGGCACTCATTTCCTCCGCCTTGCCAGAAAACAAACCTCTCAGTAAACATGCATCGCACCATCTCCCATGATGCGTGGCGCAGCTCACAACACACAGTTACTGTTCAGTGGTTTAGACACAGATGGGTGTTACTTCTGATGTACTGCGGACGCTGTAAGCTCGTGCTGCCAAGCATGCCATGCTATGTTCTCTGTGACAGAGGTTTACCAGGCCTCATTGCAGAATGTACTAACTATTGAGACTTAATAAAGAGAAATGAGGTGAAATAAGAAACGAAGCTATGAATTTAAGGAAAACTACTTTATGTCAATGGttagataattaattaaatagtgatatataaattttaaattggtTTGTCGGAAAAATATGATTCCTAATATTTATATATGATATTTGTATGGATAacatataatacatacaaaaaatgtAATGTTGGTGAAAAttgtgatattattatgtaagttcTAATTATGAATGTGAAGTCTACcattaatgtaatttaataaattgtgaTGTGTATAGCTagcaaatattacaaaaataaaatcagattttgaataaaatattagaaacctttaaaaaaagataaagaaatattttacccAAAATGTTGCCACACACAttctgataataatataatgcccCACCAGCAAAGCATGataaattacatatttacacattacaaacataataataaatcaacaaatataaaatcTCAAAAAAATCATGCATTCTCCACATCACACATGCACTATTCTATGAAAATCAAATTTTCAAAATCAATCATGAAAAAATGTTGCTTTAGTGAGGTTGACAAGTAGAGAGACTTACATTCATCTTGAGTTGGTCCTTGAGCCAGGACAGGTAGAAGTGGAGGTCACTCTTCTCCATGAGTTGCGGGTGCCAGCAGGCGAGCTTGGCAATGACACGGGCCGTCATGTGCTGGATGAACTCGTCCTGACGGTTCAACAGGTTGAGGAAAGGCTGCCATGCGTTACCCTTCTTGTTCTCACGGAAGATTTTCACTCTAGACTTATCCTCCTGAAATAACCAAGTATGTGTTCACTCTCAAGTACATTTATTACTCTTAATTGTACACATAACATACCTAAATACACTTAGGCACTATGATTACTATAGAACCAAATTATGTGGAAAATATACAGATTTTCATAGATCATTAATATCTTTAGCTTTTAAATGGTGAACAACTATAAAAGAGGAAAGGGTATGTCACAGTAATATTACAGCTGCAGCTATTTTATAATGATGAGATTCCAGTCAAGAGTTGCCTATCCATTTGGAAATTGAAACTAAACATAATAGTTTACTGAAAATACAGAACTCAAATAGAAAAAGACATTTTGTTGGTaaatataataactaataattaaaCATGTCTAAATTATCATGATCATGTCAAAGCATCCCAAGCTAGTATAAAACCAtagaaaatgattaaaaaatataaatataaaaaagatggTGACTTACAGAAAGAATGTCATCAATCAGAACAAGGATGTACTGGATGGTATGGTCCTTGCTGATGTGGGTGAGCAGGTTGAGGAACACCTCGGCACACACTTCAGGCTGCTTGTCTGGCAGGGTCTTGTCCCCGCGCTGGTCCAGGTTCACGATGAAGTCGTGGTCGCGCTGTGTGATCATCTGGCCTCTATGCACAACATGTCAACTCCTATTAGATTTTGAACCCACCAAGAAAAGGTCCAGTACATTTTAATTTCAAGATAAACCAAGCAATTAGCATATTCAGTTATATCGTATATGACAACGCCTTTATCAAAGCACGAAAAGTGCACATCCTTAGAGATATCAGAAATATAACCAGTGTCATATTCATATTGCATAAATCAATACTTACTGCAAGTAAGACTGCCAGTTGATCTGGGACGAACGGATATCGCTTGCTCTGATTTGCAGCACACTGGTGGCCGCAATCATGTCTGGAAATTATAGAATTATCATGGAATATCGAAAAATACTAACTATCCCATTAGTTATTTTAGGTTTCAAGATTTCTGCGTATGTACTCACCGATTTTTTCGTCACCCATGAGTTTGGTGACATTTTCCTCGTTGATGTTAGCCATTTTGGCTAAGTAATCAGGAATTTATTACACCTCAAATTAGGATAAAATCCAGAGGATTTTATAATTCGCAAATCCAGAAAATAAAGACAACCTCAGCTGAGAGGTCTTGTGACTATGATGAGTGAAGTTAGTCATTTATAGGATGATAATTGTTTTCTTACCTTCTTTTACGTATACAATTcttgctgaaaaagaaagagacaaaaagatAAATTGTAATGTTGTCTATACTGCAATAGGCACAGAAATACAACATAAGAATTGAAAGCTGTCATGTCGTTCAGAAATCAATTCAGaaattgatattatattttttatatgattttCTTGGATTTACATATGTCACTGCACACTGTCATTAGTTGCCAAATCGTTTCAAATCAATCATTAATCAAAGAAAAATGCAACTCTAGAAGATCAACTTATCACCCAGTTGCTGTTTTGTGTAGGTGGGCTGATTGTATTGAGTTGAACGAATGTATTTTCGTGGCTTAAAAGGAATTGGAgaatcaaaaaagtttatggAGGCGCAAATGATCGGTGacaaggtaggtaattaatgagTTGTTTACATACCGTCAAATTTTTCCTGGTCCCCCATGATTTATAGGTATTTAACACAGGCTACTACGCTAAAATTTTGTTTAGGGATTCATAAccaattaattttgtattaaaaaagtGACTTTTTGTGTTACAGATTCATAATTTGCGCCTACACCCGTGACAGATTcgtcttaaaataaatttgggAACTGGCCAGTTCTTTTGTCATCATGACTACATCGCAAACAGGAGATGATTGTCACACTAACGACCCAAATAACTTATTTCCGATTGAATCATTACGATTCCCATTAGATAATTCTATGCGCATTATATTTACTGGTTATTACAATGGGTTTAGTGTAGAAGTGAGGTCAGTTGATGAAATGGCTCTTCTGTATCATATGGGATGCTTTGGCAAAGGTACAGCATCAAGATCTAAGCCTAGAGCTGCACAAAGTGATGGTAGCCCTTCTATAATTCGCAAGAGACAGTTCCTTAAAAGAAATTATTGGTATAAGAAGTTTGCTGATCCTCGCCAAACAACAGAAGGTGGCATGTTTCTTAAAGAGGTTAAGGaactaagtaataaaataatgcatGATAGCAAGGCATTAAATAGGAAAGGTGTGATTGATTTAGTTTCCAGTGATGAAGATGTGAGTACCGGCAATGAGGAACTCTCTAATGAAATGGGAGGTTTTCAACCAAA from the Pectinophora gossypiella chromosome 11, ilPecGoss1.1, whole genome shotgun sequence genome contains:
- the LOC126370864 gene encoding V-type proton ATPase subunit H isoform X1; protein product: MANINEENVTKLMGDEKIDMIAATSVLQIRASDIRSSQINWQSYLQGQMITQRDHDFIVNLDQRGDKTLPDKQPEVCAEVFLNLLTHISKDHTIQYILVLIDDILSEDKSRVKIFRENKKGNAWQPFLNLLNRQDEFIQHMTARVIAKLACWHPQLMEKSDLHFYLSWLKDQLKMNAEEMSAELAHAEQVMLAHEKHNFSDKLSEKHKHKDKTASDGVNDKYSSLYSSFDKLKPHDDLPPGLHKNNDYIQSVARCLQMMLRVDEYRFAFLSVDGISTLLSILASRVNFQVQYQLVFCLWVLTFNPLLAEKMNKFNAIPILADILSDSVKEKVTRIVLAVFRNLIEKPEDSQVSREHCIAMVQCKVLKQLSILEQKRSDDEDIMNDVDFLNERLQASVQDLSSFDQYATEIKSGRLEWSPVHKSAKFWRENAARLNERGQELLRTLVHLLEKSSDPVVLAVACYDVGEYVRHYPRGKHIIEQLGGKQRVMYLLSHDDPNVRYEALLAVQKLMVHNWEYLGKQLEKEQIDKQAGTTVGAKA
- the LOC126370864 gene encoding V-type proton ATPase subunit H isoform X2, which encodes MANINEENVTKLMGDEKIDMIAATSVLQIRASDIRSSQINWQSYLQGQMITQRDHDFIVNLDQRGDKTLPDKQPEVCAEVFLNLLTHISKDHTIQYILVLIDDILSEDKSRVKIFRENKKGNAWQPFLNLLNRQDEFIQHMTARVIAKLACWHPQLMEKSDLHFYLSWLKDQLKMNNNDYIQSVARCLQMMLRVDEYRFAFLSVDGISTLLSILASRVNFQVQYQLVFCLWVLTFNPLLAEKMNKFNAIPILADILSDSVKEKVTRIVLAVFRNLIEKPEDSQVSREHCIAMVQCKVLKQLSILEQKRSDDEDIMNDVDFLNERLQASVQDLSSFDQYATEIKSGRLEWSPVHKSAKFWRENAARLNERGQELLRTLVHLLEKSSDPVVLAVACYDVGEYVRHYPRGKHIIEQLGGKQRVMYLLSHDDPNVRYEALLAVQKLMVHNWEYLGKQLEKEQIDKQAGTTVGAKA